A genomic region of Rhodanobacter sp. contains the following coding sequences:
- a CDS encoding MBL fold metallo-hydrolase — translation MKSFGKPSQGERLERLRDLPMWDGERLRNIHPVLPGLRDPQAPRPTLREFLCGDDQRTPPGPLPSNDPREAWLRKPASGLRATWLGHSTVLLEIDGWRVLTDPVWGQRASPFTLLGPKRFQPVPVGLRDLPAVDAVVISHDHYDHLDYPTIRALAKSKVPFVTSLGVGAHLESWGIAPSRITELVWWQSHRVPGTGLTITAAPSQHFSGRGLKDRNQTLWSSMVMAGERHRVFFSGDTGLTTEYEAIRDRLGPFDLVMLEVGAFHPSWGDIHLGPANALAAHRLLGGGVLMPVHWGTFALSTHAWDEPVEDLLALADPHDTALLLPRLGEPVEPVERREVQPWWRGRSVGDGPSVQPGTIEGAVGDRLGDQLPWPMD, via the coding sequence ATGAAATCCTTTGGCAAACCGTCGCAGGGCGAGCGACTGGAGCGGCTGCGCGATCTGCCGATGTGGGACGGCGAGCGTTTGCGCAACATCCATCCGGTGTTGCCCGGCTTGCGCGATCCGCAGGCACCGCGGCCGACGTTGCGCGAGTTCCTGTGCGGCGACGACCAGCGCACGCCGCCCGGACCATTGCCCTCGAACGACCCGCGCGAGGCATGGCTGCGGAAGCCCGCGAGCGGGCTGCGCGCCACCTGGCTGGGCCATTCCACCGTGCTGCTGGAGATCGACGGCTGGCGGGTGCTCACCGACCCGGTGTGGGGTCAGCGCGCCTCGCCGTTCACCCTGCTTGGCCCGAAGCGTTTCCAGCCGGTGCCGGTGGGATTGCGCGACCTGCCCGCGGTCGACGCCGTGGTCATCTCGCACGACCACTACGATCACCTGGACTACCCGACGATCCGCGCGCTGGCGAAGTCGAAGGTGCCGTTCGTCACGTCGTTGGGTGTCGGCGCCCATCTCGAAAGCTGGGGCATCGCGCCTTCGCGCATCACCGAACTGGTGTGGTGGCAAAGCCATCGCGTGCCGGGCACCGGGCTCACCATCACCGCTGCACCCTCGCAGCATTTTTCCGGTCGCGGCCTGAAGGACCGCAATCAGACCTTGTGGTCGTCGATGGTGATGGCCGGCGAGCGGCACCGCGTGTTCTTCAGCGGCGATACCGGGCTGACCACTGAATACGAGGCCATCCGCGACCGGCTCGGCCCATTCGACCTGGTGATGCTCGAAGTCGGCGCGTTCCATCCGTCCTGGGGCGACATCCATCTCGGCCCGGCCAATGCGCTGGCGGCGCACCGGCTGCTCGGCGGCGGCGTGTTGATGCCGGTGCACTGGGGCACGTTCGCACTGTCCACGCATGCCTGGGACGAGCCGGTCGAGGACCTGCTCGCGCTGGCCGACCCCCACGACACCGCGCTGCTGCTGCCGCGCCTCGGTGAGCCGGTCGAGCCGGTCGAGCGCCGGGAAGTGCAGCCGTGGTGGCGCGGCCGGTCCGTCGGCGACGGGCCCTCGGTTCAACCCGGAACAATCGAGGGCGCCGTGGGCGACCGGTTGGGCGATCAGCTGCCTTGGCCCATGGATTGA
- a CDS encoding AAA family ATPase → MLTTLAVANYRSLRELIVPLGRLNLVVGANGSGKSNLYRALRLLAESAQTGIVPALAREGGLGSALWAGPETISRAMRRGEVPVQGGPRQESVRLCLGFASDELGYAVDLGYPTPSSSAFALDPQIKREAIWNGPFLRPAGTLVDRDGGMARVRDGRGWRVIHQHLNPFESLFGQIADAQSAPEVLTLRETIRGWRFYDHFRSDADSPARLPQLGTRTPVLSHDGRDVAAAWQTILEIGDAHALDAAVADAFPGAKVDVRGTDGRFLLDFSQHGLLRPLSAAELSDGTLRYLLWIAALHTPRPPPLMVLNEPETSLHPDLLPPLARLIADAATRTQVWVVSHAPRLIAALEDQPHCHTLRLEKELSQTVVSGQGMLDQPAWHWPER, encoded by the coding sequence ATGCTGACCACGCTTGCCGTGGCGAACTACCGCTCGCTGCGCGAACTGATCGTGCCGCTGGGGCGGCTCAATCTCGTGGTCGGCGCGAACGGCAGCGGCAAGTCGAACCTGTATCGCGCGCTGCGCCTGCTGGCCGAGTCCGCGCAAACGGGCATCGTGCCGGCCCTCGCGCGCGAGGGCGGCCTGGGTTCGGCGCTGTGGGCGGGGCCGGAGACGATCAGCCGCGCGATGCGCCGCGGCGAGGTGCCGGTACAGGGCGGCCCGCGGCAGGAGTCCGTGCGCCTGTGCCTGGGCTTCGCCAGCGACGAGCTTGGCTATGCGGTGGACCTCGGTTACCCGACGCCGTCGTCCAGTGCCTTCGCGCTCGATCCGCAGATCAAGCGCGAGGCGATCTGGAACGGGCCGTTCCTGCGCCCGGCGGGCACGCTGGTCGACCGGGACGGCGGCATGGCGCGCGTGCGCGACGGGCGCGGTTGGCGGGTGATCCACCAGCACCTCAATCCGTTCGAGAGCCTGTTCGGCCAGATCGCCGATGCGCAGAGTGCGCCCGAGGTGTTGACCCTGCGCGAGACGATCCGCGGCTGGCGCTTCTACGATCATTTCCGTTCGGATGCGGATTCGCCCGCGCGCCTGCCGCAGCTCGGCACGCGCACGCCGGTGCTGAGCCACGACGGCCGCGACGTGGCCGCCGCGTGGCAGACGATCCTGGAAATCGGCGATGCGCATGCGCTCGATGCCGCCGTCGCGGACGCGTTCCCCGGCGCGAAGGTCGACGTGCGCGGCACCGATGGCCGTTTCCTGCTGGACTTTTCGCAGCACGGGCTGCTGCGCCCGTTGTCGGCCGCGGAACTCTCCGACGGTACGTTGCGCTACCTGCTGTGGATCGCGGCCTTGCACACGCCGCGGCCGCCGCCGCTGATGGTGCTCAACGAACCGGAGACCAGCCTGCATCCGGATCTGTTGCCGCCGCTGGCGCGCCTGATCGCCGACGCGGCCACGCGCACGCAGGTGTGGGTGGTCTCGCACGCGCCGCGCCTGATCGCCGCGTTGGAAGACCAGCCGCATTGCCACACCCTTCGCCTGGAGAAGGAGCTGAGCCAGACGGTGGTGAGCGGGCAGGGCATGCTCGACCAGCCTGCGTGGCATTGGCCGGAGCGGTAA
- the hutU gene encoding urocanate hydratase, with product MNAPTRIDTTRTVRAPRGTELSCKSWLTEAPFRMLQNNLDPEVAENPAELVVYGGIGRAARNWECFDAILRSLRELNDDETLLVQSGKPVGVFPTHKDAPRVLIANSNLVPHWATWEHFNELDKKGLMMYGQMTAGSWIYIGSQGIVQGTYETFVEMGRQSYGGSLKGKWILTAGLGGMGGAQPLAASLASACSLTIECQQSRIDFRLKTRYVDEQASDLDDALARIKKYTEAGEAKSIALLGNAADVLPELVRRGVKPDAVTDQTSAHDPVNGYLPSGWTVEQWFERRKSDPNGTRDAAKKSMKQHVEAMLAFHAQGIPTFDYGNNIRQMAKDEGCANAFAFPGFVPAYVRPLFCRGVGPFRWVALSGDPEDIYKTDQKVKELIPDDAHLHNWLDMAKSRINFQGLPARICWVGLGQRHKLGLAFNEMVRNGELKAPVVIGRDHLDSGSVASPNRETEAMKDGSDAVSDWPLLNAMLNVAGGATWVSLHHGGGVGMGYSQHSGVVIVCDGSEEADKRIGRVLWNDPGTGVMRHADAGYEVAVECAKEQGLKLPMV from the coding sequence ATGAACGCCCCCACCCGCATCGACACCACCCGCACCGTCCGCGCGCCGCGCGGCACGGAACTCTCCTGCAAGAGCTGGCTCACCGAGGCGCCGTTCCGCATGCTGCAGAACAACCTCGACCCCGAGGTGGCGGAGAACCCGGCGGAGCTGGTGGTGTACGGCGGCATCGGCCGCGCCGCGCGCAACTGGGAGTGCTTCGACGCCATCCTGCGCAGCCTGCGTGAACTCAACGACGACGAGACCCTGCTGGTGCAGTCCGGCAAGCCGGTGGGCGTGTTCCCCACCCACAAGGACGCGCCGCGCGTGCTGATCGCCAACTCCAACCTGGTGCCGCACTGGGCCACCTGGGAGCACTTCAACGAGCTCGATAAGAAGGGCTTGATGATGTACGGCCAGATGACGGCCGGCAGCTGGATCTACATCGGCTCGCAGGGCATCGTGCAGGGCACCTACGAAACCTTCGTGGAGATGGGCCGCCAGAGCTACGGCGGCAGCCTCAAGGGCAAGTGGATACTCACCGCCGGCCTCGGCGGCATGGGCGGCGCGCAGCCGCTGGCCGCCAGCCTGGCCAGCGCGTGCAGCCTCACCATCGAGTGCCAGCAGAGCCGCATCGACTTCCGCCTCAAGACCCGCTACGTGGACGAGCAGGCCAGCGACCTCGACGACGCGCTGGCGCGCATCAAGAAATACACCGAGGCCGGCGAGGCGAAATCCATCGCCTTGCTCGGCAACGCCGCCGACGTGCTGCCCGAACTCGTGCGCCGCGGCGTGAAGCCCGACGCCGTCACCGACCAGACCAGCGCGCACGACCCGGTCAACGGCTACCTGCCCAGCGGCTGGACCGTGGAGCAGTGGTTCGAGCGCCGCAAGAGCGACCCCAACGGCACCCGCGACGCCGCCAAGAAATCCATGAAGCAGCACGTGGAAGCCATGCTCGCCTTCCACGCACAGGGCATTCCCACCTTCGACTACGGCAACAACATCCGCCAGATGGCCAAGGACGAAGGCTGCGCCAACGCCTTCGCCTTCCCCGGCTTCGTGCCCGCCTACGTGCGCCCGCTGTTCTGCCGCGGCGTCGGCCCGTTCCGCTGGGTGGCGCTCAGCGGCGACCCGGAGGACATCTACAAGACCGACCAGAAGGTGAAGGAGCTGATCCCCGACGACGCCCACCTGCACAACTGGCTGGACATGGCCAAGAGCCGCATCAACTTCCAGGGCCTGCCTGCGCGCATCTGCTGGGTGGGGCTGGGGCAGCGCCACAAGCTGGGGCTGGCGTTCAACGAGATGGTGCGCAACGGCGAGCTGAAGGCGCCGGTGGTGATCGGGCGCGATCACCTGGATTCGGGGTCGGTGGCGTCACCGAATCGGGAGACCGAGGCGATGAAGGACGGCTCGGATGCGGTGTCGGATTGGCCGTTGCTCAATGCGATGTTGAATGTGGCCGGTGGGGCGACGTGGGTGTCGCTGCATCATGGGGGTGGGGTGGGGATGGGGTATTCGCAGCATTCGGGGGTGGTGATTGTTTGCGATGGGTCCGAGGAGGCGGACAAGCGGATTGGGCGGGTGCTTTGGAATGATCCGGGGACCGGGGTTATGCGGCATGCGGATGCGGGGTATGAGGTGGCTGTTGAGTGTGCCAAAGAGCAGGGGTTGAAGTTGCCGATGGTTTGA
- a CDS encoding type II toxin-antitoxin system RelE/ParE family toxin has product MTYSLEFVESALKEWRKLPPGIREQMKHKLAERLQHPHVPSARLHGLPDCYKIKLRTVGYRLVYRVDDKVVVVTVIAVGKRDKGLVYLAAKKRS; this is encoded by the coding sequence ATGACCTATAGCCTGGAGTTTGTCGAGTCCGCGCTGAAGGAATGGCGCAAGCTGCCGCCCGGCATCCGCGAGCAGATGAAGCACAAGCTCGCCGAACGGCTGCAGCATCCACATGTTCCCTCGGCACGCCTGCATGGCTTGCCTGACTGCTACAAGATCAAGCTGCGCACGGTTGGCTACCGGCTTGTCTACCGGGTTGACGACAAGGTGGTGGTAGTGACCGTGATTGCGGTCGGCAAGCGCGACAAGGGGTTGGTCTACCTTGCGGCGAAGAAACGCAGCTGA
- a CDS encoding type II toxin-antitoxin system prevent-host-death family antitoxin, with protein sequence MEAILAGASISITELKRNPSAVIEAADGESVAVLVHNKPSAYLVPAATYKRLLDRLEDLELAELVRSRAKERRVKVKLDDL encoded by the coding sequence ATGGAAGCCATACTCGCCGGTGCGAGCATCAGCATCACTGAACTCAAGCGCAATCCCAGTGCCGTGATCGAGGCGGCCGATGGCGAGTCGGTGGCCGTGCTGGTGCACAACAAACCCAGCGCCTATCTGGTACCCGCAGCCACCTACAAGCGCCTGCTGGACAGGCTGGAGGATCTCGAGCTGGCCGAACTGGTGCGTTCACGTGCCAAGGAGCGCCGTGTGAAGGTCAAGCTCGATGACCTATAG
- a CDS encoding glutathione S-transferase family protein: MIPTITAFERSPDRGQGLARDTRVRWALEEVGQPYAVRLVPFDAMKQAAHRALHPFGQIPTYEEGDLVLFESGAIVLHIAQRRAGLLPEDANARARAVAWMFAALNTVEPPILELQNARFQEADKPWSAERLPLVRERIRQRAGELSDRLGDADWLDGAFSAGDLMMVHALLRLRPSGLLDEYPNLAAYVARGEARPAFQRAFAAQLAVFAGQQTAS, translated from the coding sequence ATGATCCCCACCATCACCGCCTTCGAACGTTCGCCCGACCGCGGCCAGGGGCTCGCTCGCGACACGCGCGTGCGCTGGGCACTTGAAGAAGTGGGGCAACCCTACGCGGTCCGGCTGGTCCCGTTCGACGCAATGAAGCAAGCCGCGCACCGCGCGCTGCATCCGTTCGGGCAGATCCCCACCTACGAGGAAGGCGATCTGGTGCTGTTCGAATCCGGCGCCATCGTGCTGCACATTGCGCAGCGTCGTGCCGGACTGCTGCCGGAGGATGCGAACGCGAGGGCGCGCGCAGTCGCCTGGATGTTCGCGGCGCTCAACACGGTGGAGCCGCCCATCCTCGAACTGCAGAACGCCAGGTTCCAGGAAGCCGACAAGCCGTGGTCCGCCGAGCGGCTGCCGCTGGTCAGGGAACGCATCCGCCAGCGCGCAGGCGAACTGTCCGACCGCCTCGGCGATGCCGACTGGCTCGACGGCGCATTCAGCGCAGGCGACCTCATGATGGTGCATGCCCTGCTGCGCCTGCGGCCCTCGGGCCTGCTCGACGAGTACCCCAACCTCGCCGCCTACGTCGCCCGCGGCGAGGCGCGTCCCGCCTTCCAGCGCGCCTTCGCCGCCCAGTTGGCGGTGTTCGCCGGCCAGCAGACGGCGAGCTGA
- a CDS encoding hypothetical protein (frameshifted, insertion/deletion at around 1346026;~possible pseudo due to internal stop codon): protein MAFTATIHKAELSISDMNRHYYATHALTLARHPPETEERLMLRLLAFALHVDERLEFGKGLSDTDEPAL from the coding sequence ATGGCGTTCACCGCCACCATCCACAAGGCCGAACTGTCGATCAGCGACATGAACCGGCACTATTACGCCACCCATGCGCTGACCCTCGCGCGGCATCCGCCGGAAACCGAGGAGCGCCTGATGCTGCGCCTGCTCGCCTTCGCGCTGCATGTCGACGAGCGGCTGGAGTTCGGCAAGGGACTCAGCGACACCGACGAGCCGGCGCTGTAG
- a CDS encoding tryptophan 7-halogenase: MNDRLIRSIAIVGGGSAGWMAAAALANALQGSCRIELVESEEIGTVGVGEATLPPIKGFNRMLGIDENAFLAATQGTFKLGIDFHDWSRLGQRYFHPFGEIGVAFDSVPFHQYWLRERARGDTTPLQDYAFAWAAARRGRFERPSADSRYVQSKFDYAYHFDAMLYARYLRGYAEQRGVVRTEGKVVDVALRPHDGFIRSLTLEGGAVVEADLFIDCSGFRGVLIEGALHTGYESWTQWLPCDRAVAVPSAHAEEPVPYTRATAREAGWQWRIPLQHRMGNGMVYCSRHIGDDAAAAQLLANLDGKPLGDPRLLRFVTGRRRLFWNRNCVALGLAAGFMEPIESTSIHLVQSSLARLLALFPDRDFDPLVAQEFNRITQAEYERIRDFLILHYHATRRDDAPLWRQTGSMAIPDTLQYKIDQFRGSGRIVAKSLELFQNPNWLAVLVGQEIMPLRHDPLADMRSGVDAGRYLADLRQVIEGAVQAMPTHAEYIRRHCAAGQDAMAEA; the protein is encoded by the coding sequence ATGAACGATCGACTCATCCGCAGCATCGCCATCGTCGGCGGCGGCTCGGCCGGCTGGATGGCGGCGGCCGCGCTGGCCAACGCGCTGCAGGGCAGTTGCCGCATCGAGCTGGTCGAATCCGAGGAGATCGGCACGGTCGGCGTGGGCGAGGCCACCTTGCCGCCGATCAAGGGCTTCAACCGCATGCTCGGCATCGATGAGAACGCGTTTCTCGCCGCCACCCAGGGCACCTTCAAGCTGGGCATCGACTTCCACGACTGGAGCCGGCTGGGGCAACGCTATTTCCATCCGTTCGGCGAGATCGGCGTGGCATTCGACTCGGTGCCGTTCCACCAGTACTGGCTGCGCGAGCGCGCACGCGGCGACACCACACCGCTGCAGGACTACGCCTTTGCGTGGGCCGCGGCGCGGCGCGGGCGCTTCGAGCGGCCGTCCGCCGATTCGCGCTATGTGCAGTCCAAGTTCGATTACGCCTACCACTTCGACGCCATGCTCTACGCGCGCTACCTGCGCGGCTACGCCGAGCAGCGCGGCGTGGTGCGCACCGAGGGCAAGGTGGTGGATGTCGCGCTGCGTCCGCACGACGGCTTCATCCGGTCGCTGACGCTGGAAGGCGGGGCGGTGGTGGAAGCCGATCTCTTCATCGACTGCTCGGGCTTCCGCGGCGTGCTGATCGAAGGCGCGCTGCACACCGGCTACGAGTCGTGGACGCAGTGGCTGCCGTGCGACCGCGCGGTGGCGGTGCCCAGCGCGCATGCGGAGGAGCCGGTGCCGTACACCCGCGCCACCGCGCGCGAGGCGGGCTGGCAGTGGCGCATCCCGCTGCAGCACCGGATGGGCAACGGCATGGTGTATTGCAGCCGGCACATCGGCGACGACGCGGCGGCGGCGCAGTTGTTGGCGAACCTCGACGGCAAGCCGCTGGGCGACCCGCGCCTGCTGCGCTTCGTTACCGGCCGCCGCCGCCTGTTCTGGAACCGCAACTGCGTGGCGCTGGGCCTGGCCGCCGGTTTCATGGAGCCGATCGAATCGACCAGCATCCACCTGGTGCAGTCCTCGCTGGCGCGGCTGCTGGCGCTGTTCCCGGATCGCGATTTCGATCCGCTGGTGGCGCAGGAATTCAACCGGATCACGCAGGCCGAATACGAACGCATCCGCGATTTCCTGATACTGCATTACCACGCCACCCGGCGCGACGATGCGCCGCTGTGGCGCCAGACCGGCAGCATGGCGATCCCCGACACGCTGCAATACAAGATCGACCAGTTCCGCGGCAGCGGCCGCATCGTGGCCAAGTCGCTGGAGCTGTTCCAGAACCCGAACTGGCTGGCGGTGCTGGTCGGCCAGGAAATCATGCCGCTGCGGCACGATCCGCTGGCGGACATGCGCAGCGGGGTCGACGCCGGCCGGTATCTTGCCGACCTGCGCCAGGTGATCGAGGGCGCCGTGCAGGCGATGCCGACGCACGCGGAATACATCCGCCGGCACTGCGCCGCCGGGCAGGACGCCATGGCCGAGGCGTGA
- a CDS encoding YciI family protein → MSTYLIYFNQAWVGEHSEDWFAARGPLARAVVDEMKAAGVYVFAGGLVEDPQDAFSADATSGTLTFTDGPYAPNPQFLGGFTVIDVADAQAARHWAGKVAEACGWPQEVRRFKR, encoded by the coding sequence ATGAGCACATACCTCATCTACTTCAACCAGGCGTGGGTCGGCGAGCACAGCGAGGACTGGTTCGCCGCGCGCGGCCCGCTGGCACGCGCGGTCGTGGACGAGATGAAAGCAGCCGGCGTCTACGTGTTCGCTGGCGGGCTGGTGGAAGACCCGCAGGATGCCTTCAGCGCGGACGCCACCAGCGGCACGCTCACGTTCACCGACGGGCCATATGCGCCCAACCCGCAGTTCCTTGGTGGGTTCACCGTGATCGACGTGGCCGACGCGCAGGCGGCTAGGCACTGGGCCGGCAAAGTGGCCGAAGCCTGCGGCTGGCCGCAGGAGGTTAGGCGGTTCAAGCGTTAG
- a CDS encoding pirin family protein, producing the protein MIERRPFDRLGGADHGWLDAKHHFSFAGYHDAARMGWGALRVWNDDTIAPHTGFPPHPHAEMEIITYVREGAISHQDNLGNKGRTVAGDVQVMSAGSGITHAEYNMENETTRIFQIWIIPDAHGQPPSWGTRPFPRGERAGRFVALASGIPGDADALPLRADARVLGATLKAGETAEYAMAPHRHGYLVPARGTVELNGVKLDARDGAAIRDEPILRVTALEDAELVLVDVAA; encoded by the coding sequence ATGATCGAACGCAGGCCTTTCGACCGCCTCGGCGGCGCCGACCACGGCTGGCTCGACGCGAAGCACCACTTCTCGTTTGCCGGCTACCACGACGCGGCGCGCATGGGCTGGGGCGCGCTGCGCGTGTGGAACGACGACACCATCGCGCCGCACACCGGCTTCCCGCCGCATCCGCACGCCGAGATGGAGATCATCACGTATGTGCGCGAGGGTGCGATCAGCCACCAGGACAACCTCGGCAACAAGGGCCGCACGGTGGCGGGCGACGTGCAGGTGATGAGCGCCGGCAGCGGCATCACCCATGCCGAATACAACATGGAGAACGAGACCACGCGCATCTTCCAGATCTGGATCATCCCCGACGCACACGGCCAGCCGCCGTCGTGGGGTACGCGGCCGTTTCCCCGCGGCGAGCGCGCCGGGCGCTTCGTGGCGCTGGCCAGCGGCATCCCCGGCGACGCCGACGCGCTGCCCCTGCGTGCCGACGCGCGCGTGCTGGGCGCCACGCTGAAAGCCGGCGAGACGGCGGAATACGCGATGGCGCCGCACCGCCACGGCTACCTGGTGCCGGCCCGCGGCACGGTGGAACTCAACGGCGTGAAGCTGGACGCCCGCGACGGCGCGGCGATCCGCGACGAACCCATCTTGCGCGTCACCGCGCTGGAAGACGCCGAACTGGTACTGGTGGACGTGGCCGCCTGA
- a CDS encoding alpha/beta fold hydrolase: protein MTRILALRRGGQRAGLSWRLAMCVASVLVGLVLAPGVIQAADVPSASSDVLHFDDARLFHPAKRLPPGVWADAAKDDSRQAVLLTASDGVALRGWFYPSPVAGAPFVVTFHGNNETIGDAWTQARDGFLYAQLNLNLLTFDYRGTGFSSGAISLAKARADALAIYDLATKKAAGRPVYVVGWSLGSVFASHVAASRPAVAGLVLLDPLASVDALATDVARALHRPVKVAASVKDGIRNTRDLQHFHGPLLVVHGTADEVIPIAEGRADFAAAASADKTFVPVAGKGHVAAIWSVQADNAMAAFFARHAPVETKGK from the coding sequence ATGACGAGGATTCTTGCGCTTCGTAGGGGCGGGCAACGCGCCGGGTTGAGCTGGCGGTTGGCCATGTGTGTGGCGAGCGTTCTCGTCGGGCTGGTGCTTGCCCCGGGGGTGATCCAGGCGGCGGATGTGCCGTCGGCGTCCTCCGATGTCCTGCACTTTGACGACGCCCGCCTTTTTCATCCCGCCAAGCGGCTGCCACCCGGCGTGTGGGCCGATGCGGCGAAGGACGATTCGCGCCAGGCGGTGTTGCTGACCGCATCCGACGGCGTGGCCCTGCGCGGGTGGTTCTATCCCTCGCCGGTGGCCGGCGCCCCCTTCGTGGTTACCTTCCACGGCAACAACGAGACCATCGGTGACGCCTGGACGCAGGCCCGTGACGGGTTTCTTTACGCCCAGCTCAACTTGAATCTGCTCACCTTCGACTACCGCGGCACCGGTTTCAGCAGCGGCGCCATTTCGCTGGCGAAGGCGCGCGCGGATGCGCTGGCCATCTACGACCTGGCGACGAAGAAAGCAGCGGGGCGGCCGGTGTACGTGGTGGGCTGGTCGCTGGGTTCGGTATTCGCTAGCCACGTGGCGGCCAGCCGGCCCGCGGTGGCGGGTCTGGTGTTGCTCGATCCGTTGGCCTCGGTCGATGCGCTGGCCACCGACGTCGCCCGAGCGCTGCACCGGCCGGTGAAGGTTGCGGCCAGCGTGAAGGACGGCATCCGCAACACGCGTGATTTGCAGCACTTTCATGGGCCGCTGCTGGTGGTGCACGGCACGGCGGACGAGGTCATTCCCATCGCGGAGGGGCGCGCTGATTTCGCCGCGGCTGCCTCGGCCGACAAGACCTTCGTGCCCGTCGCCGGCAAGGGCCACGTCGCCGCGATCTGGTCGGTGCAGGCAGACAACGCGATGGCGGCGTTCTTTGCCCGCCACGCGCCGGTCGAGACGAAAGGGAAGTAA
- a CDS encoding carbohydrate porin: protein MPIRNRFQPSLAACALAALLALVPWHASAADTDTSALKPAVGLLANLYDNLHGGQRRGTTGAWNLYGSLRYRGAVGDNGQGFSAFAQVLNSGGGFPGDYTGDAQGVSNIAAPHLTRLYEAWMQYNGRRSHWSVLLGRYDLNSEFDRLQTATLFLDSSFGVEPAFSQSGGQGPSIFPRPRFALRVALKPSRNVVWRTAVLQGGVPNDPGLPPGEQHSRVGDALLVSELALLRRAPAADADNDDWNGDMIGRLARQPPYTGKLALGVWHYARPEACLAPDATARACAASGAYLLLDDPALVRIDSAGRRLAGFAQLSVASPGANRFRRYTGVGMSLSPLFDTGADDALGLAVATVHNGRPYLRTQQAQGLPVAASERIYELTYQHTVGAHLTLQPDLQYVMHPDTRPDVANALVFQFEVQLTY from the coding sequence ATGCCGATCCGAAACCGCTTCCAGCCAAGCCTTGCTGCTTGTGCGCTCGCCGCGCTGCTCGCGCTGGTCCCCTGGCATGCCAGCGCCGCGGACACCGACACTTCTGCCCTGAAACCCGCCGTGGGCCTGCTCGCCAACCTGTACGATAACCTGCACGGCGGGCAACGGCGGGGCACCACCGGCGCGTGGAACCTCTACGGTTCGCTGCGCTATCGCGGCGCGGTGGGTGACAACGGCCAGGGCTTCAGCGCGTTTGCCCAGGTGCTGAACAGCGGCGGCGGCTTTCCTGGCGACTACACCGGCGACGCCCAGGGCGTCAGCAACATCGCCGCGCCGCACCTTACCCGTCTCTACGAAGCCTGGATGCAGTACAACGGCCGGCGCTCGCACTGGTCGGTGCTGCTGGGCCGCTACGATCTCAACAGCGAATTCGACCGCCTGCAGACCGCCACGTTGTTCCTGGACAGCTCGTTCGGCGTGGAGCCGGCGTTCTCGCAAAGCGGCGGCCAGGGGCCGTCGATCTTCCCCCGTCCACGCTTTGCCCTGCGCGTCGCGCTGAAGCCTTCGCGGAACGTGGTGTGGCGCACCGCGGTCCTGCAGGGCGGCGTGCCGAACGACCCCGGCCTGCCGCCCGGCGAGCAGCACAGCCGTGTCGGCGACGCATTGCTGGTCAGCGAACTCGCGCTGTTGCGTCGCGCGCCCGCCGCAGACGCGGACAACGACGACTGGAACGGCGACATGATCGGGCGCCTGGCGCGGCAGCCGCCGTACACCGGCAAGCTGGCGCTGGGCGTGTGGCATTACGCCCGCCCCGAGGCCTGCCTTGCGCCCGATGCGACGGCGCGCGCCTGCGCCGCCAGCGGCGCCTACCTGCTGCTCGACGATCCGGCGCTGGTGCGCATCGACAGTGCCGGCCGGCGGCTGGCGGGCTTCGCCCAGCTCAGCGTTGCGAGTCCCGGCGCAAACCGCTTCCGCCGTTACACGGGCGTGGGCATGTCGCTGTCGCCGCTGTTCGACACCGGCGCCGACGATGCGCTGGGCCTGGCCGTCGCCACCGTCCACAACGGCCGCCCCTACCTGCGCACGCAGCAGGCCCAGGGCCTGCCGGTCGCGGCCTCCGAACGCATCTACGAATTGACCTACCAGCATACGGTCGGCGCGCACCTGACCCTGCAACCCGATCTGCAGTACGTGATGCATCCGGATACCCGCCCCGACGTGGCCAATGCGCTGGTCTTCCAGTTCGAAGTGCAGCTGACGTACTGA